The DNA window CCAAGTTTAAGTTAGGCTCATTGATAAGGtgttaactttttttaaaatctaaaatgttacattaaaaaattaaaatcacttGATACAGATATTTAACTTAAAATTCCACCTTAtgtatttgataaaaaatatatgatttggattttcttttattaGAGAGTTTGAGAAAAAGATGGATAATATTTTTAGCATGATTTGTGTGCACTGTGGTAGTGGTGATGATGATGGAGGAAAAGTCTTGTGTTATGATTTTAAGTTCTTAAAAGATCCTTCCTCATGCATCAACCATGTGTTAGTACTTTGCTTTGATCTTTTCCTGCTAATCATGTTGTCATTCATCATAATTTTGAAATCTTCCTCATCAAGATCCTTTTGGAGTAGAGCAAGATATTCTAAGTTGCAGATAGTTTCTGCCATAACCAATGGCTCTCTTAGTTTGTTGTATTTATGTTTAGGAATTTCGGATTTAGCGGAGACATTACCTTTTAGCCACTGGCTGCAATTGCAAGAACTCTTTCATGGAGTTGCATGGTTGTTAGTAAGTTTAAGTATAAGTCTTGAGATAAAACAAATCCCAAGATCATGGATGTGGTTGTTTTCtattctcatgttcattgtttctGCTATATTATGTGTTTTATCCATATCTTATACAATTGAATGTAGAGAATTATTTTCTCTCAAAGTAGCTTTGGATGTTATATCATTTCCAGGAGCTAATTTGATGCTCTTATGCACATACCAAATATGTAAATCTAAAGATGTTGATAGTGAAATTGATGATAGTCTTTGTACCCCTTTAAACGACGAAATTATTCCTGTTACACCATTTGCCAAAGCTGGAGTCTTTAGTAAGATATGGTTTTGGTGGTTGAATCCATTGATGAAAATCGGTCAAGAGAAAACACTTGATAACGAGGATATCCCAAAATTAAGAGCGTCTGAGAGAGTGAAAGTTTGTTATTTATCGTTTGTAGAACGATTAGACAAAAAAAGACAAGAGGAACTATCATCACATTCATCGATTTTATGGACAATCATTTTGTGCCACCAGAGAGAGATTTTGCTAACCGGGTTCTTTGCTTTGCTCAAGGTACTGGCTCTATCTTCAACTCCTCTACTTCTGAGTTCCTTTATATCGGTCGCTGAGGGTAATGAAAGTTTCAAATATGAAGGTTATACGTTAGTCATATCACTCTTGTTTATTAAAATCATAGAATCCTTATCACAAAGACAATGGTATTTCCGCGCTAGACTTGTTGGAATGAAAGTTAGATCAATACTTGCTGCGGccatatatagaaaaatattaagaCTGTCCAATTCTGCTCACTCGGGCGGTGAGATAATGAATTATATCACAGTCGATAGTTGTAGAGTCGGAGAATTTCCATTTTGGTTTCATCAGACTTGGACAACAATCCTCCAACTTTGTATTGCATTAGTAATACTTTTCCGCACAATTGGACTAGCAACGTTGGCATCATTGGCTGTGATAGTTTTCACCGTGTTTTGCAATGCTCCACTAGCAAAGTTACAACACAAGTTTCAGACCAAGCTTATGGTGGCACAAGATGAGAGATTAAAGGCTACTTCTGAGGCTCTTATGAATATGAAAGTGTTGAAGCTATATGCATGGGAAATCCATTTTAAAAATGTTGTAGATTACTTAAGAAATGTGGAACTTAAATTGTTACATGTCGTGCAATTAAGAAGAACTTACCTTGTCTTTCTTTTTTGGACCTCGCCGATGTTGGTATCTTCTGCGTCTTTTGTGGCATGTTACTTCTTGAAAGTTCCTTTACATGCAAgtaatgttttcacttttttggCCACCGTGTGCCTTGTTCAAGAGCCAATTACACGCATCCCGGATGTTATTGCAGTGGTCATTCAAGCAAAAGTTGCATTTGCTCGAATTGTGAATTTCCTTGATGCACCGGAACTGCAGAGTGAAAATTTGAAGAATGAGTGCCTTGATTTCGGCCTCAAAGGCTCAATTTCTATAAAATATGCTGACTTTTCGTGGGAAGGTAATGCATCCAAGCCAACATTAAGGAGCATAAATTTGGAGGTTAGGCATGGCCAAAAGGTGGCTATCTGTGGAGAAGTTGGCTCGGGAAAATCAACCCTTTTAGCAACGATTCTTGGAGAAGTTCCTAAAACAAAGGGAGCTGTAAGCTTTCTACTACTGTTATACACTCCTAAATCAAACTATATTTATTAGGTCTCTGATTCTCTATGCTAAATTACAGATTGATGTTAATGGGAGGTTTGCATATGTTTCTCAAGCAGCATGGATACAAATAGGTACAATTCGGGAAAATATATTGTTCGGGTCTAAGTTGGATGATCAAAGATATCAAGAAACACTCGAGAGGTCTTCATTGTTAAAGGACCTTGAGTTGTTTCCCTATGGGGACCTCACTGAAATCGGCGAGAGAGGAGTTAATTTAAGTGGAGGTCAGAAGCAGCGAATTCAGCTAGCTCGTGCTCTTTATCAAAACGCTGACATATATCTATTGGACGATCCATTTAGTGCTGTTGATGCGCATACTGCAAAAAAATTGATCAATGTAATATCTTATCTTCGCATACTCTAGTAATACATACATGTCTACTGTCATTATGTACTAAAGATGATGTCTATGAAACTTGACAGGAATACATCATGGAAGGACTCAAAGGGAAAACAGTTTTGCTTGTGACTCATCAAGTCGACTTCCTCCCAGCGTTTGATTCTGTTTTGGTAATTCCCTTACAGTTATAGTTCACTATTATAGATATTGGACCTCTTTGGCAGCGCTAATTTTAACGTGGTtgatcaaatattttatcttgtttGCAGTTGATGTCTGATGGGCTAATCCTACAAGCCGGTCCATATCACCAGCTATTAAACTCAAGCCCGGAATTCCTAGGTCTCGTCAATGCTCACAAGGAGACTACTGGTTCAGACCAACTTGCTGCAAGTTCTACTTTTTCCAATTCCGAAAAACGTATGCAAGAAGCATTTGTGTTGAAGCAGTTGAAAGCACCAAAAGAAGAAAACCAATTGAttaagcaagaagaaagagagaagggAGACAAAGGATTGAAGCCTTACTTACAATATCTGAATCAGACGAAAGGCTATATATTCTTCTCAATGGCTTCACTTAGTCAGCTGGTTTTTGTAGCTTGTCAGATATTGCAAAACTCGTGGATGGCTTCTAATATTGACAATCCCCTTGTCAGTACATTGCAATTGATTTTAGTTTATTTCATTATTGGTTCTTTTTCAACGGTTTTCGTGTTCACCAGAAGTCTATTTGCAGTAGCTTTGGGTCTTCAATCATCAAAATATTTATCTTCAGAGTTGATGAACTCCCTCTTTCGTGCGCCCATGTCATTTTATGACTCTACACCATTGGGAAGAATACTAAGTAGGGTGAGAAAATCAAACAATTGTTTCTTCCAATGAGAAAAAATAACGCAACATTCTAACTTTTATTTCCATTGTATTATAGGTCTCATCTGATATGAGCATTATGGATCTGGACATTCCGTTTAGCCTTTCTTTTGCTGTGGGAGGAACGATACTTTTTTATTCTAGTATTACGGTTTTGGCAGTTGTCACATGGCAAGTCTTGATTGTGGCTATACCAATGGTTTATGCTGCTATTTACATGCAGGTAGGTGATTTACAGATTCATCTTCGAATTCTTGGTTGAAAAGAAAATACGTTAAGGTATTCCGTGTCTGTTTTTAGCAGAGATACTATTTTGCCTCAGCGAAAGAAGTAATGCGGATGAATGGCACAACAAAATCTTTATTAGCTAATCATGTAGCTGAAACAGTTGCCGGAGCTGTAACAATAAGGGCTTATGAGGAGGAAGAACGTTATTTTGAGAAGAACCTTGATCTAATTGATATTAATGCTAGTGCTTTTTTCCATAGTTTTGCCTCGAATGAGTGGTTGTTTCTACGATTAGAAACTATAAGTGCGGTTGTTCTCACCGCTGCAGCACTCTGCATGATTATGCTTCCCCCTGGAACATTAAGCTCAGGTAAAAATTTGGTCATTATTATCCTAAAACAATAACATCATCTCTATCTTGATGCAAATTTCAACGACGACTGTCCCAGGAATCATTGGCATGGCTCTATCTTATGGCTTTTCACTAAATGATTCATTAGAATCTTCAATACGAAATCAATGCACTGTTGCGAATTGCATAATATCAGTAGAAAGGATAAATCAATATATGCATATACAAAGTGAGGCAGAAGAAATAGTAGAAGGAAATCGTCCTCCTTTGAATTGGCCAACTGCAGGCAAAGTAGAAATAAACGACTTGAAGGTAATTTTGGTACTAatttcaaaaatgcgaaacaTAATGTTTAGGGAAAAAACAGCTTAAATGAACCACATAATTTGTCTTTTGCTTTTACCATGCCAGATACGATACAGGTCTAACGGACCACTTGTACTCGATGGGATCACATGCACATTTATAGCCGGGCATAAGATTGGTATTGTTGGAAGAACAGGCAGTGGGAAATCGACTCTTATCAGTGCTTTATTTCGTCTTGTAGAACCAGCAGGAGGAAAAATTATAGTTGACGGGATAGACATATCATCTATCGGCCTTCATGATTTGAGGTCTAGTTTCGGGGTTATACCTCAAGATCCTACTCTTTTTAATGGGACTATAAGATATAATTTGGACCCTTTATCGAAACATAGTGATCAAGAGATATGGGAGGTACAGTATGATAAAATCTATTTATCTTAACTTTGTATAGAATTTTTTTGGTTAACTCTTGGTCAATATGAAGGTTCTTGAGAAGTGTCAGTTGCGACAAGTTATCAAAAGGAAAGAAGAGGGTTTAAACTCCTCAGGTACACTTTAAAGTTTCATTATTATAGAGCTAAGATAGAGAagtacatttttttttcttctaagttAGTAATGACCACAGTTGTTGAAGCTGGATCAAACTGGAGCATGGGACAAAGGCAGTTATTCTGTTTGGGGCGCGCTCTTTTAAGGAGAAGTAGGATATTGGTATTGGACGAAGCGACAGCATCAATTGATAATTCTACTGATCTGATTCTGCAGAAAACCATTAGGAATGAGTTTGCAGATTGTACCGTGATCACAGTAGCACACAGGATACCAACTGTGATGGATTGCAGCAGGGTTCTCGCTATAAGTGATGGTAAGTTTGAGGAATATGTTTGATCATGTGCTTGTTTTCTTCAAGGAAAAGGAAGTCATTGATTCTGTTTGTAGGGAAATTAGCGGAGTATGATGAGCCACTGAGCTTGATGAAAAGAGAAGAATCATTGTTTAGAAAGCTTGTCAAGGAGTACTGGTCTCATGCAGAATCATACTGATCTTTTTCTCTTGTACTATCACTATATCAAGAATGTGAGCATGATTCATAATGTGTCTGTAGAAAGTGCGGGCAAAACAGGCTTTTCTCGTGGGCTGGGTccgttttgtcacccctaatTGCTACATGACTCGTTTGTTATCATtggctaattaattaattattaattagacCACTATGGTTTTGAGTAATTACATAATAACCCTAATATTACAATTGTGAATTGTGATTCAAAAATTCTAACAATCTATCTTTCACAAGAGAAAAAGATCTTGGCGGAGTATGATCAGCCAATGTTGTTTTAACGAataaaatctatttaaaaataattgttaatctttgctattttttaattatgttctttaattattattttgtatattgtttttaatatattaataatattaatttaatcttatgATGATATTATTATATTTCTATGTACAAAAATTTAAATGACAGGTGTTTAATAATATGGATTTATTTTTCAACtcaattaataaactaaaattcCTCTATAAGCACCCACAAGCACCATTCATGCAAAACACACCTACAGCATTAAGACACAAATCCCATGGACaatcatcataaacattgcaagGAAATATAGGTGGGATGGGTCGACCTGTAGAAATTCGAGCTGCAttgttaaaaaaaagaaagaatgaatattactaaaaataattaaacactttctataatttaaataataataatggaaACTGGTAATAAAACTGACTTACCAGAATCGATTAAAACAAAAAGTAGTGAAATGTAAATAATCGAAACATAAACGAATTTGATAACGGaattcatatattttttctctttggATGAAATAAATGAAAATTTGTTTGATCAACTTAtagtaaaaattacaaaaaaagttTACTTTAATAAGATAGTTTATAGCATTTGGTGAATGTAAGTAACcattcaaataattttaattattgtaaAATATTTCTAAAGACCATCAATGGGTTGGGTTTACCACTTTAGCTCACCCAATTGTGTTTTAGCTTTTCATAATTGTTAAGGGGGAAATTCCAAAAAGGAAATAATACTATAATGGAATTAGTTTTATAAAAACTAACAATAATTAACATAAAAGATATTCTAGTTGACATTAATTGGTGTGATATTATATGTTGGAGTCAATTTTAATAGTTACTATTTTAAATCatgatctttatttatttatttttacattataGACACATAAATCATTATATTTGTTATGTTAggttatgttattattttatttttaaaaaaatgttatgcTGTTTATTATACTAGTTAAAAAAAAGTTCATAAATTAATGAGAAAAAATAAAGCAATTTGAGAGTTTAGGTTAGGGATTTTTGTTTTTCTctgataaattttaataaattagagattttgaatttgttaacttttttttttaataagcaatttgaacCTAGCGGGTTTCGAATCTGAGACCTTGataggagcacactctcaagacccaagtGTTTCACTGCTAGATCACACACACGCACACGACATGTCGGATACTCTCCATGATCGTATTTTGGTGGAAAGTGGGGATTATGTATTCTTTGTTCAATTGGAATACGAGAGTTTACCTCTTTTTTGTGATCAATGTGTATTTTGGTTGTAATATTGATGAATCTTGGAAGTTGGAAGGCAAGAATATTGAGAAGCCATTGTTTAATGAATCTACAAGATACACACCTAAAAAGTCCGAAAAATGATGAATCTGTAAATATCATAATGAATGACATTGTGAACGATGACTCTAGAAATTTGAATACGACAAGAAATCATACTCTTGAAATAGACATAAAGGATAATGACTTTGTTGTGGCCATTCATCCAGAGAATGAGGTTAATGTTAACGAGGAGTATTTATAAAAAACAAGCTCTCTGAATGAAAATGAAATAGTAGTAGAgacttttaatgatttaaatggGAAATTGGTAATTGAGAAAGAGATGGCTGATGATAAAAGAAAGCAACTTGATTTTGGTCTTATGCTTAGGGAAAATAGTGGTAAGAATTCGGTGGGAGATCCATATATTGAGTCATATAATGCCTCAGGCTACTTTCAAGATTactgactgaccccacaaaccaacacaaatcttttcagcatgttttgtcctcactcacacacTTTCCCAGAAACTTCCCTAAAGGTCatccatccaaatactactccaagtcaagcacattTATCTATTGAATTCTTATCAGTCATGCTATTGAAAAGAAGATACATCTTATTAgtataggtagtaccaatcaatccttataatCCTTACTTCAACCATGTAATATCATACCTACACAACCTCAAGATCCCTCTCACTCCAATGTGAATTCGGCGACCACTCCTTGACCTCTTCACCCTCGAGATTGTCTCATTATCATGCCTCGTGTACTGATAACCATTCCCCACCCTCGTTGgtctcaggtgttacatgcccaccaactTTCGCTTGGTTTGTCCCCAAAACACATTGTACTAGGAGAGGTCTGTTCTGATACCATTTGTATTGCCACATACTGCTTTCAGATTTATCgattgaccccacaaaccaacacaagtCTTTTTCAGCATATTTTgtcctcactcgcacgctttccaataaaattcccagaaggtcacccatccaaatactatTCAATGACTcataatagaaccttcaagatcgaacttTATGTGATGGAGCAAAAGTGACTTGCAACTGCacctagcagagatgaatggatatggcactatcaACTAGGCTATCTCAACATCAATGACATCAGAgagttgaaaagaagaaatatggtttTAGGGTTACCAGAGATCGACATTCCAAGAGAAGTGTGGGAGGAATGTGTGCAAGCGAAGCAGCATAAGAACAACTTCAGCAAGGATGCATGAAGCTAGTCGAAGGGAATTCTTGAAATAAaatccaggtggattcgaatggaggtaacaaatactttgtaaCATTTATAGATGATTTCAGTCaaaaactatggacttacctgatcaagaagaaaagtgaagtgatcgaagTATTTgccaagttcaaatctatggtcgaaaggaAAAGTGGGCGAAAGCTCAA is part of the Vicia villosa cultivar HV-30 ecotype Madison, WI linkage group LG2, Vvil1.0, whole genome shotgun sequence genome and encodes:
- the LOC131653638 gene encoding ABC transporter C family member 10-like; amino-acid sequence: MDNIFSMICVHCGSGDDDGGKVLCYDFKFLKDPSSCINHVLVLCFDLFLLIMLSFIIILKSSSSRSFWSRARYSKLQIVSAITNGSLSLLYLCLGISDLAETLPFSHWLQLQELFHGVAWLLVSLSISLEIKQIPRSWMWLFSILMFIVSAILCVLSISYTIECRELFSLKVALDVISFPGANLMLLCTYQICKSKDVDSEIDDSLCTPLNDEIIPVTPFAKAGVFSKIWFWWLNPLMKIGQEKTLDNEDIPKLRASERVKVCYLSFVERLDKKRQEELSSHSSILWTIILCHQREILLTGFFALLKVLALSSTPLLLSSFISVAEGNESFKYEGYTLVISLLFIKIIESLSQRQWYFRARLVGMKVRSILAAAIYRKILRLSNSAHSGGEIMNYITVDSCRVGEFPFWFHQTWTTILQLCIALVILFRTIGLATLASLAVIVFTVFCNAPLAKLQHKFQTKLMVAQDERLKATSEALMNMKVLKLYAWEIHFKNVVDYLRNVELKLLHVVQLRRTYLVFLFWTSPMLVSSASFVACYFLKVPLHASNVFTFLATVCLVQEPITRIPDVIAVVIQAKVAFARIVNFLDAPELQSENLKNECLDFGLKGSISIKYADFSWEGNASKPTLRSINLEVRHGQKVAICGEVGSGKSTLLATILGEVPKTKGAIDVNGRFAYVSQAAWIQIGTIRENILFGSKLDDQRYQETLERSSLLKDLELFPYGDLTEIGERGVNLSGGQKQRIQLARALYQNADIYLLDDPFSAVDAHTAKKLINEYIMEGLKGKTVLLVTHQVDFLPAFDSVLLMSDGLILQAGPYHQLLNSSPEFLGLVNAHKETTGSDQLAASSTFSNSEKRMQEAFVLKQLKAPKEENQLIKQEEREKGDKGLKPYLQYLNQTKGYIFFSMASLSQLVFVACQILQNSWMASNIDNPLVSTLQLILVYFIIGSFSTVFVFTRSLFAVALGLQSSKYLSSELMNSLFRAPMSFYDSTPLGRILSRVSSDMSIMDLDIPFSLSFAVGGTILFYSSITVLAVVTWQVLIVAIPMVYAAIYMQRYYFASAKEVMRMNGTTKSLLANHVAETVAGAVTIRAYEEEERYFEKNLDLIDINASAFFHSFASNEWLFLRLETISAVVLTAAALCMIMLPPGTLSSGIIGMALSYGFSLNDSLESSIRNQCTVANCIISVERINQYMHIQSEAEEIVEGNRPPLNWPTAGKVEINDLKIRYRSNGPLVLDGITCTFIAGHKIGIVGRTGSGKSTLISALFRLVEPAGGKIIVDGIDISSIGLHDLRSSFGVIPQDPTLFNGTIRYNLDPLSKHSDQEIWEVLEKCQLRQVIKRKEEGLNSSVVEAGSNWSMGQRQLFCLGRALLRRSRILVLDEATASIDNSTDLILQKTIRNEFADCTVITVAHRIPTVMDCSRVLAISDGKLAEYDEPLSLMKREESLFRKLVKEYWSHAESY